From Erigeron canadensis isolate Cc75 chromosome 8, C_canadensis_v1, whole genome shotgun sequence, one genomic window encodes:
- the LOC122579564 gene encoding protein bicaudal C homolog 1-A-like has protein sequence MSELQPPVDTQTNGGDPPAGAPPDTTTPVAGPPKRQRRPSVRLGDIGVRNQRRTKHHQWKDSKSWKTGKDFSKSSKAFSSSKRVRTNWDDFDYNDDNESLNFDGPYDDVNDNDDDDGVNDDNDDNVERNGVRVWLNQLGLGRYAHIFEVHEVDDEVLPLLTLEDLKDMGINAVGSRRKMFSSIQKLGKGFS, from the exons atgtcTGAGCTTCAACCACCAGTAGATACTCAAACCAACGGCGGCGATCCTCCGGCCGGAGCTCCACCAGACACCACGACGCCTGTGGCCGGACCACCAAAACGACAGCGTAGACCAAGTGTCCGATTAGGCGATATCGGAGTTCGAAATCAAAGAAGAACCAAACATCATCAATGGAAAGATTCAAAATCATGGAAAACAG GTAAGGACTTTTCGAAATCGAGTAAAGCGTTTTCGAGCTCGAAAAGGGTTAGGACTAATTGGGATGACTTTGattataatgatgataatgaaagtttgaattttgatgGACCATATGATGATgttaatgataatgatgatgatgatggtgttaatgatgataatgatgataatgtggAAAGAAATGGTGTTAGGGTTTGGTTAAATCAATTAGGATTAGGAAGGTATGCACATATTTTCGAGGTACATGAAGTCGATGATGAGGTTTTGCCTTTGCTCACATTGGAAGATCTTAAAGATATGGGGATAAATGCTGTTGGGTCTAGGCGAAAAATGTTTTCTTCTATTCAAAAGCTCGGTAAAGGGTTTTCGTGA